The following proteins are encoded in a genomic region of Vanessa cardui chromosome W, ilVanCard2.1, whole genome shotgun sequence:
- the LOC124542527 gene encoding uncharacterized protein LOC124542527, producing MDSIKHSIAQLTEHFNSKMAEFQQNLNSNMPAASPTSNIVSQFNTFRSFVLTALEGLQLQVELLSKKCDQIEMRSRRKMLLVHGVPEANKENLSANVSQLLSKHLKLPELSVDSISRCHRLGYSAPEKPRVILIKFQDPIMRNKVWYAKTSLKNTGVTLSEFLTKERHDVFVAARQRLGINKCWTRDGNIVIIGPDGKRHQITSMAELNMYSTATVPQQVSARTATSSNTNTQENKNSQGVRPKRNLKK from the coding sequence ATGGACTCTATTAAACACTCAATTGCACAACTAACAGAACATTTCAACTCTAAAATGGCTGAATTCCAACAAAATTTGAATTCTAATATGCCAGCCGCCAGTCCGACTTCCAACATAGTCTCCCAGTTTAATACTTTCCGAAGTTTTGTCTTAACTGCTCTGGAAGGACTTCAGCTGCAAGTCGAGCTCCTTTCCAAAAAGTGTGATCAAATTGAAATGAGAAGTAGACGGAAAATGCTCCTGGTGCATGGGGTTCCGGAAGCCAACAAAGAAAACTTATCGGCTAATGTCAGTCAGCTGCTGTCTAAACATCTCAAGTTGCCAGAGTTATCAGTGGATTCTATCAGTCGCTGTCATCGTTTGGGTTATTCGGCTCCTGAGAAACCAAGGGTCATCCTTATTAAGTTCCAAGATCCAATCATGCGTAACAAAGTGTGGTATGCAAAAACCAGTCTGAAGAACACTGGGGTTACACTGTCTGAGTTTCTAACAAAGGAACGTCATGACGTCTTCGTGGCTGCCAGACAGCGTCTTGGTATCAACAAATGTTGGACTAGAGATGGCAACATAGTTATTATTGGTCCAGATGGTAAGCGTCACCAAATTACGTCTATGGCGGAGCTGAATATGTATTCCACTGCTACGGTGCCTCAACAAGTTTCAGCTAGGACTGCAACCTCATCCAACACCAATACCCAAGAGAACAAGAATTCGCAGGGAGTCCGACCGAAAAGGAACTTAAAGAAGTAA